In one window of Candidatus Binatia bacterium DNA:
- a CDS encoding FAD:protein FMN transferase, whose amino-acid sequence MIRHALCTLTFLLFVLGPSQGAAHPAVAIEGQVVMGTVIEVTVAAASPQDAQAIAREAVTIARYWDEVLSPFLPYSELSRLHQHATHPIYPSEALRWALRRAVDLSLATRGAFDPAYRSTFSATHPSEPAMPRILEVIEWREAGVRLSPGGSIDPGAFGKGIALDAIASWARARGAQEIFVNFGGSSFLREAEPRFRGQPRRVLLPDATSQPLGIAELDSGSLSVSTSGQHDDATPIVDPTTGKAVGPRRMAAAWATDATSADAWSTALIVLGSSGIPLAQEQGVEALVWDEGGVATTKHFPWRRASPHDATNLSRLEAGNQ is encoded by the coding sequence ATGATTCGGCACGCGCTCTGCACCTTGACCTTCCTCCTCTTCGTTCTCGGGCCCTCACAGGGCGCGGCGCACCCGGCCGTCGCCATCGAAGGACAGGTGGTCATGGGCACCGTGATCGAGGTCACGGTCGCAGCGGCGAGTCCGCAGGACGCCCAAGCCATAGCGCGCGAGGCCGTCACAATCGCTCGATATTGGGATGAGGTGTTGAGTCCCTTCTTGCCTTACTCCGAGCTGTCCCGCCTCCACCAGCACGCTACGCACCCGATTTACCCGAGTGAAGCGTTGCGTTGGGCTTTACGGAGGGCCGTGGATCTCTCGCTGGCCACCCGTGGTGCGTTCGATCCTGCATATCGTTCGACCTTTTCCGCTACCCATCCGTCGGAACCCGCGATGCCTCGTATCCTGGAGGTGATAGAGTGGCGCGAAGCTGGCGTGCGCCTCAGTCCCGGAGGGAGCATCGATCCCGGCGCGTTCGGCAAAGGCATCGCCTTGGATGCCATCGCCAGTTGGGCACGCGCACGCGGCGCGCAAGAGATCTTTGTGAACTTTGGTGGTTCGAGTTTCCTTCGCGAGGCGGAGCCGCGGTTCCGGGGTCAGCCCCGACGCGTCCTCCTACCCGATGCAACCAGCCAGCCCTTAGGCATCGCCGAACTCGACTCCGGATCCCTATCAGTCTCGACGAGCGGCCAACACGACGATGCCACACCCATTGTCGATCCCACCACAGGTAAAGCTGTCGGTCCGCGGCGGATGGCGGCGGCGTGGGCCACGGATGCCACCTCTGCGGATGCTTGGTCAACCGCCTTGATCGTATTGGGCTCGTCCGGGATTCCACTGGCCCAAGAACAAGGGGTTGAAGCGCTGGTCTGGGACGAAGGGGGTGTTGCCACAACAAAACATTTTCCGTGGAGGCGAGCGTCGCCTCATGATGCAACGAATCTTTCACGTCTGGAGGCTGGAAACCAATGA
- a CDS encoding FMN-binding protein, which yields MRGSCSKSALGHIVALIFLGLNAFLLVASVHAVVLHSRDEALSMAFPNADEVRPLDFYLTPEQRSEIEQHARAKLESNLLTVYAGFQKSVPVGYALLDTHVVRTLPETLLIVLSAEGTVSAVHLLAFYEPPEYAPPEDWLKKFVGANAEQLAGPGVKAIDAIAGSTLTSRAVMQAVARAVAIHSVLLKGRQ from the coding sequence GTGCGGGGTTCGTGTTCTAAATCCGCTCTGGGGCACATCGTCGCCCTGATTTTCCTCGGGCTAAACGCATTTTTGCTCGTCGCGAGCGTGCATGCCGTGGTGCTGCACTCTCGCGACGAAGCTCTGTCCATGGCGTTTCCGAACGCAGACGAGGTTCGCCCCCTCGACTTCTACCTCACTCCGGAGCAACGGTCCGAAATCGAGCAGCATGCACGTGCCAAGCTCGAGTCGAACCTCCTAACGGTTTATGCCGGCTTTCAAAAAAGCGTGCCCGTGGGTTACGCGCTTTTGGACACGCACGTCGTACGCACACTGCCGGAAACGCTGCTGATTGTCCTGAGTGCCGAGGGTACGGTGAGTGCGGTCCACTTACTGGCCTTTTACGAACCGCCCGAATACGCGCCCCCCGAGGATTGGCTTAAGAAGTTCGTGGGGGCGAATGCCGAGCAGCTCGCTGGGCCCGGCGTAAAGGCCATTGATGCGATTGCGGGAAGCACATTGACTTCTCGCGCTGTCATGCAGGCGGTGGCGCGCGCAGTGGCCATTCACTCGGTGCTTCTGAAAGGAAGGCAGTAA
- the bfr gene encoding bacterioferritin, whose amino-acid sequence MKGNAKLIEMLNEILTGELTGINQYFVHAKMCENWGYKHLYEKIRNESLEEMKHADEIIERILFLEGVPNMQRLGKVRVGETVPEQLKLDLALEKEAVERLNRAIALAVEVGDNGTRELLESILTSEEDHIEWLEAQLTLLRQVGEQNYLAQQIRD is encoded by the coding sequence ATGAAGGGAAATGCAAAGTTAATCGAAATGCTCAACGAAATTCTCACCGGGGAGCTAACGGGCATCAACCAGTACTTCGTCCATGCCAAGATGTGCGAGAACTGGGGATACAAGCACCTCTACGAGAAGATCCGCAACGAGTCGCTTGAGGAAATGAAACACGCGGACGAGATCATCGAGCGCATCCTCTTTCTGGAAGGCGTGCCCAACATGCAGCGCCTTGGAAAGGTGCGCGTGGGGGAAACCGTACCCGAGCAACTCAAGCTGGACCTTGCATTAGAAAAAGAGGCAGTCGAACGCCTCAACCGTGCGATTGCCCTCGCAGTGGAAGTTGGCGACAATGGGACGCGTGAACTTCTCGAGTCCATCCTCACCAGTGAAGAAGATCACATCGAATGGCTGGAAGCTCAGCTCACCCTGCTACGCCAGGTTGGGGAACAGAACTACCTCGCACAACAAATCCGCGATTGA